A DNA window from Acropora palmata chromosome 12, jaAcrPala1.3, whole genome shotgun sequence contains the following coding sequences:
- the LOC141860100 gene encoding uncharacterized protein LOC141860100 yields MAMYYAVEFPSEDGKSKGPHIVPENKVKVENGQTKVLWSVVNENGDLMEEYFEATNLKKGSRRDCGEFIDHLKKSREKADISNKEGRCRKKPTKLKDYEDLENLNSPPLKKPRKTLCDESWNDFCVNSVEESDEDDVEMLDGNEVLARWEEKAAKKQTNVFSRQNKNKERSQSRSSSKPKKANKPLRASESTVKNAVKKAREETFYSQSSEIGKSLALEMRVVRHGLNGSEPVEFKVSFPRHSTYGMLRTQLSQMTGILPADQLINLKGEEWIMEDCEVITEVWSPEDLVAVCEKGTKLDVPSGVENNRETNWGEDTPFNQEKIGDVQGIDLEERMKNLECQMSLMADDIKNMTALIRNFVSCKACIKKLYKATPEPEKLSPVLTPVVKAVPDPAGKRLFTTPAPTVTANECSKKLPDHAKDTSTSPTSLKHRNVSDENPNGTPPNGVLIGSSSRGVYVKKDKLELIKTNLPKRFALKLFELVFRREEAKDGSVEGKGEKQSRLDPNRVAAIQEETERRFAQDNTYAWPEIKKAIEEKCRMVRNNRCFVWGGVNVNAKTD; encoded by the exons atggCGATGTACTATGCCGTAGAGTTTCCTTCGGAAGATGGAAAGTCGAAGGGGCCGCATATTGTGCCCGAAAACAAAGTTAAGGTGGAAAACGGTCAAACAAAAGTCCTTTGGAGTGTCGTTAACGAGAATGGTGACCTGATGGAGGAATATTTTGAGGCCACGAATCTGAAGAAAGGTTCTAGGAGGGACTGCGGAGAATTCATCGACCACCTCAAAAAATCAAGGGAAAAAGCTGACATTAGCAACAAGGAGGGCCGATGTCgcaaaaagccaacaaaactGAAGGATTACGAGGATCTGGAAAACCTGAATTCGCCACCCTTGAAAAAGCCAAGAAAGACTCTCTGTGATGAATCTTGGAATGATTTTTGTGTTAATTCAGTAGAAGAGTCAGACGAGGATGACGTCGAGATGTTAGATGGAAATGAGGTTCTAGCACGCTGGGAGGAAAAGGCGGCCAAGAAACAAACCAACGTTTTTTCCCGCCAGAATAAGAACAAAGAGAGGTCACAAAGTAGATCAAGTTCGAAGCCTAAGAAAGCTAACAAGCCATTGAGAGCATCGGAAAGCACGGTTAAGAATGCAGTCAAGAAAGCAAGAGAAGAAACTTTCTACTCCCAGTCTTCTGAGATCGGTAAAAGCTTGGCTCTGGAGATGAGAGTGGTTCGACACGGGCTCAACGGAAGTGAACCTGTGGAGTTCAAAGTTTCCTTTCCCCGCCATTCAACGTATGGAATGCTCCGTACGCAACTGTCCCAAATGACGGGAATATTGCCAGCCGATCAGCTCATAAATCTCAAGGGAGAAGAGTGGATCATGGAGGACTGCGAAGTGATTACTGAAGTTTGGTCCCCAGAAGACTTGGTAGCAGTATGCGAAAAAGGAACCAAATTAGACG tgCCGAGTGGTGTGGAGAACAACAGAGAAACAAACTGGGGGGAAGACACTCCATTCAATCAGGAGAAAATTGGAGACGTACAAG GTATTGATCTGGAAGAGAGAATGAAGAACCTCGAGTGTCAGATGTCACTGATGGCCGACGACATTAAGAACATGACCGCACTCATAAGGAATTTTGTGAGCTGTAAAGCGTGTATCAAAAAGCTTTACAAGGCAACACCAGAACCAGAGAAGCTGTCCCCTGTCCTTACACCAGTGGTAAAAGCAGTACCAGACCCAGCCGGAAAACGTCTCTTTACGACCCCTGCACCAACTGTGACAGCTAACGAGTGCTCAAAAAAACTGCCAGACCATGCAAAAGATACTAGCACTTCACCAACGTCGCTGAAGCATAGGAATGTTTCAGATGAAAATCCGAATGGAACACCTCCAAATGGTGTTTTAATCGGGTCTTCCAGCCGAGGTGTCTATGTCAAAAAGGATAAATTGGAGCTAATCAAAACGAACTTGCCAAAACGATTTGCTCTCAAATTGTTTGAACTGGTGTTTAGGAGAGAAGAAGCAAAGGACGGAAGTGTCGAGGGAAAGGGGGAAAAGCAGTCCCGACTGGATCCCAACCGGGTTGCAGCTATCCAAGAGGAAACAGAAAGACGATTTGCCCAAGACAACACCTATGCGTGGCCTGAGATTAAGAAGGCAATAGAAGAAAAGTGCAGAATGGTCCGCAATAACCGGTGTTTCGTTTGGGGAGGAGTGAATGTCAATGCAAAGACTGACTAG